The following coding sequences are from one Marinitoga litoralis window:
- the rsmH gene encoding 16S rRNA (cytosine(1402)-N(4))-methyltransferase RsmH: MRKYDDYHKSVMVEEVLENLITKDDGIYVDCTAGEGGHIKAIYEKTNGKAKLIGVDLDYEVLEIAEKRLKEISDDIELFKSSYRDIDIVLYGLGIEKVDGFLMDLGVSTFQLKGENRGFTFMQDEPLDMRMDPDSDFTAWNVVNEYDQEKLSKIIFEYGEEFKFARKIARSIVNSRPINTTFELVEAIKKALPPKERYRRKRHFATKTFQAIRIEVNKEFDNIITALEKFPEFLNVGGRICVISFHSLEDKIVKNFFRNHEKLKLLTKKPILPKEEEIKENPRARSARIRVAERI, from the coding sequence ATGAGAAAATATGATGATTATCATAAAAGTGTAATGGTTGAAGAAGTATTAGAAAATTTAATAACAAAAGATGATGGAATATATGTAGATTGTACCGCTGGTGAAGGTGGTCATATTAAAGCTATTTATGAAAAAACAAATGGAAAAGCTAAATTAATTGGTGTAGATTTAGATTACGAGGTTTTAGAAATTGCTGAAAAAAGATTAAAAGAAATATCTGATGATATAGAACTTTTTAAATCTTCATATAGAGATATTGATATAGTATTATATGGTTTAGGAATAGAGAAAGTCGATGGATTTTTGATGGATTTAGGAGTTTCTACATTTCAATTAAAAGGAGAAAATCGCGGTTTTACTTTCATGCAAGATGAACCTCTTGATATGAGAATGGATCCAGATTCCGATTTTACTGCATGGAATGTAGTAAATGAATATGATCAAGAAAAATTATCAAAGATTATTTTTGAGTATGGCGAAGAATTTAAATTTGCAAGAAAAATTGCAAGAAGTATTGTAAACTCTAGACCAATAAACACTACTTTTGAATTAGTTGAGGCTATTAAAAAAGCTTTGCCTCCAAAAGAAAGATACAGAAGGAAAAGACATTTTGCTACTAAAACTTTTCAAGCTATTCGAATAGAAGTAAATAAGGAATTTGATAACATTATTACAGCTTTAGAAAAATTTCCAGAATTTTTAAATGTTGGTGGAAGAATTTGTGTAATTTCTTTTCATTCTTTAGAAGATAAAATTGTTAAGAATTTTTTTAGAAATCATGAAAAATTAAAGTTATTGACAAAAAAGCCGATATTACCTAAAGAAGAAGAAATAAAAGAAAACCCCAGAGCAAGGAGTGCTCGAATTAGGGTAGCCGAAAGGATTTAA
- a CDS encoding penicillin-binding transpeptidase domain-containing protein → MQRSLLVFIIIIILYVTLISYIFILKPYEIYENNKINTSGKKLATLTDREGRIVAIDKTIYEVWLDLKTIKSRGKLDSLKFDLEKFLSEEDFNKNYIMLGKYNDILEIKTYLPKNILKYTKTYLSYERNYNTSYDLRKNIGEINKTEFGIEPYLSNLNILDKQQEIKLTLDLKMQKIAYEELSKMIKEQDAEGGTVIILETKTGKIRAAVSNYPWNMAFMGYIEPGSTIKPLIFSIALEEGIISPYQKFNLTPYISPVPNVDFTIGEVEGHYFTTLDAKDAIAYSSNVAAVQVMKKIMENFSNEWLYNKLELMGFGKKTDVEFSKEISGILAKPENWYKITPYQIAIGQGIGVTPIQLVSIFNVFANEGKYVKPTFLENNNTKSFQVFSPEISNLMKDWLRYTMLKGTARSAYKPGVLIAGKTGTAQKAISGEGYSDKYYSLFVGFFPASKPKYTIVSIIDDPKKEYYGGEVAAPVATNIFYRLENFNNTNYTKVLNGYLPKLTGKSLSEALFILKSLGIDDSKIIIHGNGNFVINQTPDISYEINKIDYIILSLGDELNEKNINIR, encoded by the coding sequence GTGCAAAGATCTCTATTAGTATTTATCATTATAATTATTCTTTACGTAACACTAATTTCCTATATTTTTATTTTGAAACCATATGAAATTTATGAAAATAATAAAATTAATACTAGCGGAAAAAAATTAGCGACCTTAACAGATAGAGAAGGTCGTATTGTTGCTATAGATAAAACAATTTATGAAGTATGGTTAGATTTGAAAACAATAAAAAGTAGAGGAAAGTTAGATTCATTAAAATTTGATTTAGAGAAATTCTTAAGCGAGGAAGATTTTAATAAAAATTATATTATGCTAGGTAAATATAACGATATTTTAGAAATCAAGACTTATCTTCCTAAAAACATTTTAAAATACACAAAAACCTACTTAAGTTATGAAAGAAACTATAATACATCTTATGATTTAAGAAAAAACATTGGAGAAATAAACAAAACAGAATTTGGAATAGAACCATATTTGTCAAATTTAAACATATTAGATAAACAACAAGAAATTAAATTAACTCTAGATTTAAAAATGCAAAAAATCGCATATGAAGAATTATCCAAAATGATTAAGGAACAAGATGCCGAAGGTGGAACAGTTATTATTTTAGAAACAAAAACAGGAAAAATAAGAGCTGCTGTTTCTAACTATCCTTGGAATATGGCTTTTATGGGATATATTGAACCAGGTTCTACAATTAAACCTTTAATTTTTTCTATAGCCTTGGAAGAAGGAATTATTTCTCCTTATCAGAAATTTAACTTAACTCCATACATTTCGCCTGTACCAAATGTTGATTTTACTATAGGCGAAGTTGAAGGACATTATTTCACTACTTTAGATGCAAAAGATGCTATTGCATATTCTTCAAACGTTGCTGCTGTTCAAGTTATGAAAAAAATTATGGAAAATTTTTCTAATGAATGGCTATATAACAAGCTAGAATTAATGGGATTTGGAAAAAAGACAGATGTAGAGTTTAGCAAAGAAATTTCCGGAATACTCGCAAAACCTGAAAATTGGTATAAAATTACCCCATATCAAATAGCTATAGGTCAAGGAATAGGTGTTACTCCTATACAACTTGTTTCTATTTTTAATGTTTTTGCTAATGAGGGTAAATATGTTAAACCTACATTTTTAGAAAACAATAATACTAAAAGTTTTCAAGTATTTTCTCCAGAAATATCAAACTTAATGAAAGATTGGTTAAGGTATACTATGTTAAAAGGGACTGCTAGAAGCGCATACAAACCAGGAGTTTTAATAGCCGGAAAAACTGGTACTGCACAAAAAGCAATTTCCGGAGAAGGGTATTCAGATAAATATTATTCATTGTTTGTAGGTTTTTTCCCTGCATCAAAACCAAAATATACAATTGTTTCTATTATCGATGATCCCAAAAAAGAATATTATGGTGGTGAAGTTGCAGCACCTGTTGCTACAAATATATTTTACAGATTAGAAAACTTTAATAATACTAATTACACAAAAGTACTAAATGGATATCTTCCAAAACTGACCGGAAAATCTTTATCTGAAGCTTTATTTATTTTAAAATCACTAGGTATAGATGATAGTAAAATAATTATTCACGGAAATGGAAATTTTGTTATTAATCAAACCCCTGATATTTCCTATGAAATTAATAAAATAGATTATATAATTTTATCTTTAGGAGATGAATTAAATGAAAAAAATATTAATATTCGGTGA
- a CDS encoding DNA polymerase III subunit delta, with the protein MKKILIFGDSKIKKNITIKNLLKEYSGTLVKISKSSKDPLEELNNNIMSNSLFGDKKNILIDELNKFSDKIKDTIINQIKELESEDIELFIISNDSKLKIKFDQTFDCSLPKHWEVDKWINFIKDIASFFNTTIKDDAAEYLLNLYGYNDVYLFEELKKLSIYSDETITTEDIKEIGYLYSNIDFENFSYLLSSKRKEEVLELAKKYLSNPDFYITPFISYLFRYFLDLYRVIINIEPKKKFSWPEAQKISQDTDVSKMRVKKFLGIRFKNEKEFYANHTLFYTKKDLMDIIIKLEEYDRLAKIGENKDLIFMNIIFDICG; encoded by the coding sequence ATGAAAAAAATATTAATATTCGGTGATTCAAAAATAAAGAAAAATATTACAATAAAGAATTTATTAAAAGAATATAGCGGCACTCTAGTTAAAATTTCTAAATCATCAAAAGATCCTTTAGAAGAATTAAATAATAATATAATGTCAAATTCCTTATTTGGAGATAAAAAAAATATTTTAATAGATGAACTAAATAAATTTTCCGACAAAATAAAAGATACTATTATTAACCAAATAAAAGAATTAGAATCTGAGGATATAGAATTATTTATAATTTCAAATGATTCTAAATTAAAAATAAAATTTGATCAAACATTTGATTGTTCATTACCAAAACATTGGGAAGTAGATAAATGGATTAATTTTATTAAAGATATCGCTTCTTTTTTTAATACTACTATAAAAGATGATGCTGCTGAATACTTATTAAACTTATATGGATATAATGATGTTTATCTTTTTGAAGAATTAAAAAAATTATCTATATATTCTGATGAAACCATAACAACTGAAGATATTAAAGAAATTGGATATTTATACTCAAATATTGACTTTGAAAATTTTTCTTATCTCTTATCTTCTAAAAGAAAAGAGGAAGTATTAGAATTAGCAAAAAAGTATTTATCTAATCCTGATTTTTATATTACTCCTTTTATTAGTTATTTATTCCGTTATTTTTTAGACTTATATCGTGTTATAATTAATATAGAACCTAAAAAAAAGTTTAGCTGGCCAGAAGCTCAAAAAATATCTCAAGATACTGATGTATCAAAAATGAGAGTAAAAAAATTTTTAGGAATACGATTTAAAAACGAAAAAGAATTTTATGCAAATCACACACTATTTTATACTAAAAAAGATTTAATGGATATAATTATTAAATTAGAAGAATATGATAGGCTTGCTAAAATTGGAGAAAATAAAGATTTAATTTTTATGAACATTATTTTTGATATATGTGGGTGA
- a CDS encoding YfbR-like 5'-deoxynucleotidase, producing MGLGKSIYDLTNLFTIFRWNNRPALLRFTEADNVYHSLLLSLIAIEYLNNKGYNFSIAKNIKAKIYKELPKIILSDISLDTKNRILQKDNKIWDEVLKKSYNELKEHKIINFFEEEYDNEFEKYANFIDLMVSLKEIEINSRIFPEYFAIPKEETEKKLRKMRIDLPYINDLESILSYVLKTSTRMTTMYRWNKNHRNIKSSVSSHTFMVVSTSIIFYHLNKNTNEKLLEDIIIASILHDFPEAFTGDVITPTKKKVKGLENIISSIEEEMIEEWFKHDDDTAIIFSKYKQHMINPFTNEYGKYVRSSDIFNAMLECAIEISSGNSQNLFKEAFFSMKKELKKYNFDFIYDLIDEIEKITFFK from the coding sequence ATGGGATTAGGAAAAAGTATATATGACTTAACCAATTTATTTACTATTTTTAGATGGAATAATAGACCAGCATTATTAAGATTTACTGAGGCTGATAATGTATACCATAGCTTATTGTTATCTCTAATAGCTATAGAATATCTTAATAATAAAGGGTATAACTTTTCTATTGCAAAAAATATAAAAGCTAAAATCTATAAAGAGCTTCCTAAAATCATTTTATCTGATATATCTTTAGATACAAAAAATAGGATTCTACAAAAAGATAATAAAATTTGGGATGAAGTTCTTAAAAAAAGCTATAATGAGCTTAAAGAACACAAAATAATTAATTTTTTTGAAGAAGAATATGATAATGAATTTGAAAAATATGCTAATTTTATTGATTTAATGGTTTCTTTAAAAGAAATTGAAATTAATAGCAGAATATTTCCAGAATATTTTGCTATACCAAAAGAAGAAACAGAAAAAAAATTAAGAAAAATGAGAATTGATTTGCCATATATAAATGATTTAGAAAGTATTTTAAGTTATGTTTTAAAAACTTCTACTAGAATGACTACAATGTATAGATGGAATAAAAATCATAGAAATATAAAAAGCTCTGTTTCCTCACATACTTTCATGGTAGTATCTACTTCAATAATTTTTTACCATTTAAATAAAAACACAAATGAAAAATTACTGGAAGATATTATTATTGCAAGTATATTACATGATTTCCCTGAAGCTTTTACAGGAGACGTTATTACTCCTACTAAGAAAAAAGTAAAAGGATTAGAAAATATTATTTCTTCTATTGAAGAAGAAATGATTGAAGAATGGTTTAAACATGATGATGATACTGCTATAATATTTAGTAAATACAAACAACATATGATAAATCCTTTCACTAATGAATATGGAAAATATGTTAGATCATCTGATATATTTAATGCAATGCTCGAATGCGCTATTGAAATTAGTTCTGGTAATTCGCAAAATCTTTTTAAAGAAGCTTTTTTCAGCATGAAAAAAGAATTAAAAAAGTATAATTTCGATTTTATATATGATTTAATAGATGAAATAGAAAAAATTACATTTTTTAAATAG